In Frankiaceae bacterium, one genomic interval encodes:
- a CDS encoding AAA family ATPase — protein sequence MERLDVHGFGMFPGTAARAGLGVEFKPGLTLVLGANGLGKSTLITMIYRMMTGPYEIPGLPGASSLGSRSLEATRLQRWDRRIFAARVNDDAADAQATLVVSFGTDKVEITRSLHDLTLLDLKVNGRSRQGTEDSYQRIILDLTELPTFGDFILILRFLVFYFEDRHSLIWDPTAQRQILRLLLLPTKVASAWARHEREVLELDSRVRNLRNALNKEEKEERTGKAKATRGTDVPRQIEDTEAALSRDDNQLSVLEERLPALEAARQQARLLMLTAEQERESEFRRLETLQLSRIEAAFPSYDEAFRYLFGRLLSTGVCQTCGTEVPDFVVEIEERIRSSRCAVCDSAVQNQTPQQRATEKKIAAQAARVDSLDIRIEAASEEREQAEKEYDAALTELQRLRSSIATNRATLNELIRKLPPDERTLRAQSQQVTTLRAHLAGLQRELDERRTKFDQVVRRDIATIARERDKIISVFKRFAEGFLFEQSELRWAPHKTTVGQTGRTFEFPAFELEMTGSDFATPVRRSSADQVSESQREFVDLAFRMALMDVAGYEASGSMVVDAPEASLDAVFAHRAAAVLVRFADTGMNNRLVTTSNLVDGQLVPEMLRAARITSPKSPRVVDLLTIATPTAALRELRDEYRDLFDRMFGRRAAKQVPSP from the coding sequence TTGGAGCGCCTCGACGTGCATGGCTTCGGCATGTTTCCGGGCACCGCTGCCAGGGCTGGGCTCGGGGTCGAGTTCAAACCCGGTCTTACGCTCGTGCTCGGAGCCAATGGCCTCGGGAAGTCCACGCTCATAACGATGATCTATCGAATGATGACCGGTCCTTATGAGATACCGGGGCTTCCAGGAGCGTCATCCCTCGGTAGCAGAAGCCTTGAGGCGACGCGCCTCCAACGCTGGGACCGAAGGATATTCGCGGCACGAGTAAATGACGACGCCGCCGACGCGCAGGCGACGCTCGTGGTGTCCTTCGGCACGGACAAGGTCGAGATAACGCGTTCGCTTCACGATTTGACTCTACTCGACCTCAAGGTGAACGGTCGGTCGCGCCAAGGCACCGAGGACAGCTATCAGCGCATAATCCTGGATCTAACCGAGCTCCCTACTTTTGGGGACTTCATTCTCATCCTCCGATTCCTAGTCTTCTACTTCGAAGACCGTCATTCGCTCATCTGGGATCCAACGGCGCAGCGTCAGATTCTTCGGCTTCTTCTCTTACCGACAAAGGTTGCATCAGCGTGGGCTCGGCACGAACGCGAGGTGCTAGAGCTGGATAGCCGTGTCAGGAATCTCCGAAACGCACTAAACAAGGAGGAGAAGGAGGAAAGGACCGGTAAGGCTAAGGCGACACGCGGCACCGACGTACCGCGGCAGATCGAGGATACCGAGGCGGCGTTGTCCCGTGACGACAACCAACTGTCTGTCCTCGAAGAGCGACTGCCGGCACTCGAAGCGGCGCGACAGCAGGCGCGCCTCTTAATGTTGACAGCCGAACAGGAAAGGGAGTCAGAATTCCGGCGGCTTGAAACGTTACAGTTGAGCCGTATTGAAGCCGCGTTTCCTTCCTATGACGAGGCATTTAGATATCTGTTCGGACGTTTGCTGTCTACAGGCGTGTGTCAGACCTGCGGCACTGAAGTGCCTGATTTTGTTGTCGAGATCGAGGAGCGGATCCGGTCGTCGCGGTGTGCGGTGTGCGACTCGGCGGTACAGAACCAAACGCCTCAGCAACGCGCAACTGAGAAAAAGATCGCAGCGCAAGCAGCGAGAGTTGATTCGCTTGACATCCGGATAGAGGCTGCGTCCGAGGAGCGGGAACAAGCGGAGAAGGAATATGACGCGGCCCTCACGGAACTCCAGCGTTTAAGAAGTTCGATCGCGACTAATCGAGCGACCCTAAACGAACTAATACGCAAACTACCGCCAGACGAGCGCACGCTTCGGGCGCAGTCGCAACAAGTGACAACCCTACGCGCACATCTGGCGGGTCTGCAGCGCGAGTTAGACGAGCGAAGAACCAAATTCGATCAAGTAGTGCGACGCGATATTGCGACGATCGCGCGAGAGCGCGACAAAATAATCTCCGTGTTCAAGCGGTTTGCTGAAGGCTTCCTGTTCGAGCAGAGCGAGCTCCGTTGGGCTCCGCACAAGACGACTGTCGGCCAAACTGGGCGAACATTCGAATTCCCGGCGTTCGAGCTGGAAATGACTGGGTCGGACTTCGCGACCCCCGTCCGACGATCCTCGGCCGACCAGGTGTCTGAGAGTCAGCGAGAGTTTGTCGACCTAGCGTTCCGAATGGCACTGATGGACGTTGCTGGTTATGAGGCGTCGGGTTCAATGGTTGTTGACGCACCAGAAGCATCCCTTGATGCAGTATTCGCGCATAGAGCGGCGGCAGTCCTTGTTCGCTTCGCGGACACCGGAATGAACAACAGGCTAGTAACCACGTCCAACCTTGTTGATGGCCAACTTGTCCCCGAGATGCTCCGAGCGGCCCGCATCACTTCACCCAAGAGTCCACGCGTAGTAGATCTGCTGACGATCGCAACGCCTACTGCCGCGCTGCGAGAGTTGCGCGATGAGTACCGGGATCTGTTCGATCGCATGTTCGGCCGTAGGGCGGCGAAGCAGGTTCCTTCCCCGTGA
- a CDS encoding nucleotidyl transferase AbiEii/AbiGii toxin family protein yields MPLFRDSDEFAPTLDAAAERLGISATAVEKDYWVSEVLRVLAQDFRNDFIFKGGTSLSKAYRIVERFSEDIDVLVIAGDRGRGTTDKLMKAMGAAAAAGVGGAASPVGGSETGRHRSYSVTYPATREPTALIQTSVLLEMGVRGGHHPNESAAVGCLLGDVLAAAGTDLREFADLEPFEVVVLHPGRTLLEKLVHINAVGQQLAADSARRPDRRSGRHFYDVFQLLGDSRVLDLLSDREEFEQVIASIEDIDRTYFGREEAVSVRPPDGFGSSLAFDVTSDASRRLRAAYEATIPDLYFGPAQPPTWEEICRRVTERAVLL; encoded by the coding sequence ATGCCTCTGTTCCGTGACTCGGACGAGTTCGCCCCCACCCTCGACGCTGCTGCCGAGCGCCTCGGGATCAGCGCGACGGCAGTTGAGAAGGACTACTGGGTCAGCGAAGTCCTCCGTGTGCTGGCGCAGGACTTTCGGAACGACTTCATCTTCAAGGGCGGCACGAGCCTGTCGAAGGCGTACCGAATCGTGGAGCGGTTCTCCGAGGACATCGACGTGCTCGTCATCGCGGGCGACCGCGGTCGCGGCACGACGGACAAACTCATGAAGGCGATGGGCGCCGCGGCCGCGGCCGGCGTCGGTGGCGCGGCATCGCCGGTCGGCGGCTCCGAGACCGGTCGGCACCGCTCGTACAGCGTCACCTATCCCGCCACACGGGAGCCGACTGCGCTGATCCAGACGAGCGTCTTGCTAGAGATGGGAGTTAGGGGCGGCCACCATCCGAACGAGTCGGCTGCAGTCGGCTGTCTACTTGGGGACGTCCTCGCCGCGGCCGGCACGGATCTTCGTGAGTTCGCAGATCTCGAACCCTTCGAGGTGGTGGTGCTGCATCCCGGACGCACGCTGCTGGAGAAGCTGGTCCACATCAATGCGGTCGGGCAGCAACTCGCGGCCGACAGTGCGCGACGTCCCGACCGCCGCAGCGGTCGTCACTTCTATGACGTCTTCCAACTCCTCGGCGACAGCCGCGTGCTGGATCTGCTGAGCGACCGTGAGGAGTTCGAGCAGGTCATCGCCAGCATCGAGGACATTGACCGCACCTACTTCGGTCGCGAGGAGGCCGTCAGCGTCCGCCCTCCGGATGGTTTCGGATCAAGTCTCGCGTTCGACGTCACGAGCGACGCGTCGCGTCGGCTACGCGCCGCATACGAGGCAACGATCCCCGATCTCTACTTCGGGCCGGCCCAGCCCCCTACGTGGGAGGAGATCTGCCGCCGGGTCACAGAGCGGGCTGTGCTGCTCTGA
- a CDS encoding dihydrofolate reductase family protein translates to MSQLSVHNFSISLDGFGTGDGITPDAPFGHAGERLHEWMFATRYWRSMVGETGGTTGVDHAFAERHGAGIGAEIMGRGKFGTQTGPWTDVGTEDEWRGWWGPNPPFHTPVFVLTHHPRPSIEMEGGTVFHFVDASPQEAVALAREVAGDLDVRLGGGPTVVRDFLAAGLVDTLHVVQVPILLGRGVRLWDGIEAVEERYDIEAVSSPSGVTHLTFTRRSSL, encoded by the coding sequence GTGTCCCAGCTAAGTGTGCACAACTTCTCGATCTCGCTCGACGGCTTCGGAACGGGCGACGGCATCACGCCGGACGCTCCGTTCGGGCACGCCGGCGAACGGCTGCACGAGTGGATGTTCGCGACCCGGTACTGGCGCTCGATGGTCGGGGAGACCGGCGGCACGACCGGCGTCGACCACGCGTTCGCCGAGCGGCACGGTGCCGGCATCGGCGCCGAGATCATGGGCCGGGGCAAGTTCGGCACGCAGACCGGGCCGTGGACCGACGTCGGCACCGAGGACGAGTGGCGCGGCTGGTGGGGGCCGAACCCGCCGTTCCACACGCCGGTCTTCGTGCTCACGCACCACCCGCGGCCGTCCATCGAGATGGAGGGCGGGACTGTCTTCCATTTCGTGGACGCGAGCCCGCAGGAGGCTGTCGCTTTGGCTCGTGAGGTGGCCGGCGACCTCGACGTACGCCTCGGCGGGGGCCCGACGGTCGTCCGCGACTTCCTCGCCGCCGGCCTCGTCGACACGCTGCACGTCGTTCAGGTGCCGATCCTGCTCGGCCGCGGCGTACGCCTGTGGGACGGCATCGAGGCTGTCGAGGAGCGCTACGACATCGAAGCGGTCTCGTCCCCGAGCGGCGTAACGCACCTGACGTTCACCCGTCGGTCTAGCCTCTGA
- a CDS encoding methyltransferase domain-containing protein has product MKRVSRRLPDMARAVRDAAHGWEPGPPELGGVHLPPDGDAITPPFTLRPGIDREQFAKEVAARDWFHSFDFGGGIVADGVDKSHWKTQFMGLPDSFAGMRVLDIGAYDGHYAFEAARRGAAEVVAADHFVWTWPGCTARDNFEFVRDALGLADVVKDVVVRVEDMTPDNVGGEFDLVLFLGVLYHAPDPLGYLKRVRSVTAPGGRAVVETVVDLLDVPRPAMAYYPGAYLNEDASNHVGPNLLGLQGLLTDAGFSRVDEPFLWRYHEIESTSGRPLPPGPPKSGRAVVTAYA; this is encoded by the coding sequence GTGAAGCGCGTCTCCCGGCGGCTGCCCGACATGGCGCGCGCGGTACGCGATGCAGCCCACGGCTGGGAGCCCGGGCCGCCGGAGCTCGGCGGCGTGCATTTGCCGCCGGACGGCGACGCGATCACGCCGCCGTTCACGCTGCGGCCCGGCATCGACCGCGAGCAGTTCGCGAAGGAGGTCGCGGCGCGCGACTGGTTCCACTCGTTCGACTTCGGCGGCGGGATCGTCGCCGACGGCGTCGACAAGAGCCACTGGAAGACGCAGTTCATGGGGCTGCCCGACTCGTTCGCCGGGATGCGCGTGCTCGACATCGGCGCGTACGACGGCCACTACGCCTTCGAGGCCGCGCGCCGCGGCGCCGCCGAGGTCGTGGCCGCGGACCACTTCGTGTGGACCTGGCCTGGCTGTACGGCGCGCGACAACTTCGAGTTCGTCCGCGACGCGCTGGGCCTCGCCGACGTCGTGAAGGACGTCGTCGTACGCGTCGAGGACATGACGCCGGACAACGTCGGCGGCGAGTTCGACCTGGTGCTCTTCCTCGGCGTGCTCTACCACGCGCCGGACCCGCTCGGGTACCTGAAGCGGGTGCGCTCGGTCACCGCCCCTGGCGGTCGCGCGGTGGTGGAGACGGTGGTCGACCTACTCGACGTACCGCGCCCCGCGATGGCGTACTACCCGGGCGCCTACCTGAACGAGGACGCGAGCAACCACGTCGGCCCGAACCTGCTCGGGCTCCAGGGGCTGCTCACCGACGCCGGGTTCAGCCGCGTCGACGAACCGTTCCTCTGGCGCTACCACGAAATCGAGTCGACGAGCGGACGGCCGCTGCCGCCAGGCCCGCCGAAGAGCGGCCGGGCGGTGGTCACGGCCTACGCCTAG